In the genome of Physeter macrocephalus isolate SW-GA chromosome 20, ASM283717v5, whole genome shotgun sequence, one region contains:
- the ADO gene encoding 2-aminoethanethiol dioxygenase has product MPRDNMASLIQRIARQACLTFRGSGGSRSSSDRGEAPGPEAPMSQGFPENLSKLKSLLTQVRAEDLNISPRKATLQPLRPNLPPVTYMHICETDGFSLGVFLLKSGTSIPLHDHPGMHGILKVLYGTVRISCMDKLEVGSGQRPRAPPPEQQFEPPLQPGERDAVRPGVLRSRAEYTAASGPCVLTPHRDNLHQIDAVEGPAAFLDILAPPYDPDDGRDCHYYRVLEPVRAREASGSACDLPREVWLLETPQADDFWCEGEPYPGPKVFP; this is encoded by the coding sequence ATGCCCCGAGACAACATGGCCTCCCTGATCCAACGGATCGCCCGTCAGGCGTGCCTCACCTTCCGGGGCAGCGGGGGCAGCCGCAGCTCTTCCGACCGCGGCGAGGCGCCAGGCCCCGAGGCGCCGATGTCGCAGGGCTTCCCGGAGAACCTGAGCAAGCTGAAGAGCCTGCTGACCCAGGTCCGCGCGGAGGACCTGAACATTTCCCCGCGCAAGGCCACCCTGCAGCCGCTGAGGCCCAACCTGCCGCCAGTCACCTATATGCACATCTGCGAGACAGACGGCTTCAGCCTCGGCGTGTTCCTGCTGAAGAGCGGCACCTCCATCCCGCTGCACGACCACCCGGGCATGCACGGCATCCTCAAGGTGCTCTACGGCACCGTGCGCATCAGCTGCATGGACAAGCTGGAGGTGGGCAGCGGGCAACGGCCGCGGGCCCCGCCACCAGAGCAGCAGTTCGAGCCGCCGCTGCAGCCGGGGGAGCGGGACGCGGTCAGGCCGGGTGTGCTGCGCTCGCGGGCGGAGTACACGGCGGCCAGCGGCCCCTGCGTCCTCACGCCGCACCGGGACAACCTGCACCAGATCGACGCTGTGGAGGGGCCCGCTGCCTTCCTGGACATCCTGGCCCCGCCCTACGACCCCGACGACGGCCGGGACTGCCACTATTACCGGGTGCTGGAGCCTGTCAGGGCCAGGGAGGCCTCCGGCTCGGCCTGTGACCTGCCCCGAGAGGTGTGGCTCCTGGAGACCCCGCAGGCCGATGACTTCTGGTGCGAGGGGGAGCCCTATCCAGGTCCCAAGGTCTTCCCTTGA